Proteins encoded in a region of the Streptomyces sp. NBC_01298 genome:
- a CDS encoding peptide MFS transporter, producing the protein MDMQKPPASDAAPDAAAVAVGRKRHPRGLATLVLAELWERFSLYGMVAILVHFLAASRGHGGMGLHEGTAEAVEGVYMAMISLLALPGGWIADRFLGARRAVLWGGVVIMAGHVLMAVPNPVFVWPGLVLIVIGTGLLKPNISALVGRLYAADDDQRRDAGYSIFYMGINLGAVIAPLVVGYLGEEVNWHLGFGAAAVGMAIGLVQYVLGGRHLSEQLRAEPVVRLTAAERTKIRKSSSYGLVFTAVLITLLAASHALSIDNITFVLTIVAVVVPAGVLLSMYRSPKIDRVEKTRLRAYVWLFLAATLFWLVYDQMGNELNLFAAQKTDLSLLGWHIPASWTQSLPSLFVIILAPVFAAFWVRRGKHMSTPFKFGLALLLTGASFVVMSGAAAIASSGVKVSLMWLVGVYVIQVMGEMCLSPVGLSVTTKLAPRAFTNQMMGVWFLAAATGDAIGAQLPRLDAVIGQSWNFLWQGAMVIAAGAVMVFFTKRLKVLTGEAAASREAVAVAA; encoded by the coding sequence ATGGATATGCAGAAGCCCCCGGCGTCGGACGCGGCACCGGACGCGGCGGCGGTCGCGGTGGGCAGGAAGCGCCACCCGCGCGGGCTCGCCACCCTCGTCCTGGCCGAGCTGTGGGAGCGTTTCAGCCTCTACGGCATGGTCGCCATCCTCGTGCACTTCCTCGCCGCCTCCCGCGGCCACGGGGGCATGGGACTCCACGAGGGCACCGCGGAGGCCGTGGAAGGCGTCTACATGGCCATGATCTCGCTGCTGGCGCTGCCCGGCGGCTGGATCGCCGACCGGTTCCTCGGCGCCCGGCGGGCCGTCCTGTGGGGCGGTGTGGTCATCATGGCGGGCCACGTCCTGATGGCCGTCCCGAACCCGGTCTTCGTCTGGCCCGGGCTGGTCCTCATCGTCATCGGCACCGGCCTGCTCAAGCCGAACATCTCCGCGCTGGTCGGCCGGCTGTACGCCGCCGACGACGACCAGCGGCGCGACGCCGGCTACTCGATCTTCTACATGGGCATCAACCTCGGCGCCGTCATCGCCCCGCTCGTCGTCGGCTACCTCGGCGAGGAGGTCAACTGGCACCTCGGCTTCGGCGCCGCCGCCGTCGGCATGGCCATCGGCCTGGTCCAGTACGTCCTCGGCGGCCGGCACCTCTCGGAGCAGCTCCGCGCCGAGCCCGTGGTCCGGCTCACCGCCGCCGAGCGGACCAAGATCCGCAAGTCCTCCTCGTACGGCCTGGTCTTCACGGCCGTACTGATCACCCTGCTGGCCGCCTCGCACGCGCTGAGCATCGACAACATCACCTTCGTGCTGACGATCGTCGCCGTGGTGGTCCCGGCGGGCGTGCTGCTCTCGATGTACCGCAGCCCCAAGATCGACCGGGTCGAGAAGACCCGGCTGCGGGCCTACGTCTGGCTCTTCCTGGCCGCCACGCTGTTCTGGCTGGTCTACGACCAGATGGGCAACGAGCTGAACCTGTTCGCCGCCCAGAAGACCGACCTGTCCCTGCTCGGCTGGCACATCCCGGCGAGCTGGACCCAGTCGCTGCCCTCGCTGTTCGTGATCATCCTGGCCCCCGTCTTCGCCGCCTTCTGGGTGCGCCGGGGCAAGCACATGAGCACCCCGTTCAAGTTCGGCCTGGCCCTGCTGCTGACCGGCGCCTCCTTCGTGGTCATGTCCGGCGCCGCGGCCATCGCCTCCAGCGGGGTCAAGGTCTCGCTGATGTGGCTGGTGGGCGTGTACGTGATCCAGGTGATGGGCGAGATGTGCCTGAGCCCGGTCGGGCTCTCGGTCACCACGAAGCTCGCCCCGCGGGCCTTCACCAACCAGATGATGGGCGTGTGGTTCCTCGCCGCCGCCACCGGAGACGCGATCGGCGCGCAGTTGCCCCGGCTCGACGCGGTCATCGGCCAGAGCTGGAACTTCCTGTGGCAGGGCGCCATGGTCATCGCGGCCGGCGCGGTGATGGTCTTCTTCACCAAGCGGCTCAAGGTCCTCACGGGCGAGGCGGCGGCGAGCCGCGAGGCGGTCGCGGTGGCGGCCTGA
- a CDS encoding NAD(P)/FAD-dependent oxidoreductase, translated as MTQSSPPRHAQSSPPRHAVVIGGSMAGLLAAAVLAEHATVTIIDADTLPELPEPRRGLPQARHVHVMWSGGARAIADILPGIMEDWTKAGAIRRSLPTDLVTKTAQGWIPRYGEKQFNISCSRDLLDSVVRARVIALEGVTTLQRSRVRSLEGTAARITGVRVDTPEEEGRLITADLVVDASGRGSRARTWLQALGVDGIRQAEVDSGLVYATRIFEAPAGAHEIGFPIVNVQSDPRVPVPGQTATIVPIENGQWQATLSGTRGGQPTGDPDEFIPFAKGIRDPIVGELLEGRKPLTDVAVTQGTANRRLFFEKAELPDGFFAVGDSVATFNPLYGQGMTVAAQGLLAVRALLRSKGGLAHPALGMEAQRALAPQVATAWELATSQDILYPGATGMRPRTGAGLLNSYVSRLMTGATTREGLTDAFLEVITMTSPPTHWVRPSVVWQVLRASERGALKAPPLTAAERSVAGLDQEADPVEAR; from the coding sequence ATGACCCAGTCTTCCCCGCCCCGCCACGCCCAGTCTTCCCCGCCCCGCCACGCCGTCGTCATCGGAGGCAGCATGGCCGGCCTCCTGGCGGCCGCCGTCCTCGCCGAGCACGCGACGGTCACCATCATCGACGCGGACACCCTGCCCGAGCTCCCGGAGCCCCGGCGCGGACTTCCGCAGGCCCGCCACGTCCACGTCATGTGGTCGGGCGGCGCCCGCGCCATCGCGGACATCCTGCCGGGCATCATGGAGGACTGGACGAAAGCGGGCGCGATCCGCCGCAGCCTGCCCACCGACCTGGTCACGAAGACCGCCCAGGGCTGGATCCCCCGGTACGGGGAGAAGCAGTTCAACATCTCCTGCAGCCGCGACCTCCTCGACTCGGTGGTGCGCGCCCGGGTGATCGCCCTGGAGGGGGTCACCACCCTCCAGCGCAGCCGGGTCCGCTCCCTGGAGGGCACCGCCGCGCGGATCACCGGCGTCCGCGTCGACACCCCGGAGGAAGAGGGCCGGCTGATCACCGCCGACCTGGTGGTCGACGCGAGCGGCCGCGGCTCGCGGGCCCGCACCTGGCTCCAGGCGCTCGGCGTGGACGGCATCCGGCAGGCAGAGGTCGACTCCGGCCTGGTCTACGCGACCAGGATCTTCGAGGCCCCCGCCGGAGCCCACGAGATCGGCTTCCCCATCGTCAACGTGCAGTCCGACCCCCGGGTCCCGGTCCCCGGTCAGACCGCGACGATCGTCCCCATCGAGAACGGCCAGTGGCAGGCCACCCTCTCCGGGACGCGGGGCGGCCAGCCCACCGGCGACCCCGACGAGTTCATCCCGTTCGCCAAGGGCATCCGCGACCCGATCGTCGGCGAGCTCCTGGAGGGCAGGAAGCCGCTGACCGACGTCGCCGTCACCCAGGGCACCGCCAACCGCCGGCTCTTCTTCGAGAAGGCCGAGCTCCCCGACGGCTTCTTCGCGGTCGGTGACTCGGTCGCCACCTTCAACCCGCTCTACGGCCAGGGCATGACGGTCGCGGCCCAGGGCCTGCTCGCCGTCCGCGCCCTGCTGCGCTCCAAGGGCGGCCTGGCCCACCCCGCCCTCGGCATGGAGGCGCAGCGCGCCCTCGCCCCGCAGGTGGCCACCGCCTGGGAGCTCGCCACCTCGCAGGACATCCTGTACCCGGGCGCCACCGGCATGCGGCCGCGCACCGGCGCCGGCCTGCTCAACTCCTACGTCTCCCGGCTGATGACCGGTGCCACCACCCGGGAGGGGCTGACCGACGCCTTCCTTGAGGTCATCACCATGACCAGCCCGCCCACCCACTGGGTCAGGCCCTCGGTGGTCTGGCAGGTCCTGCGCGCCTCGGAGCGGGGCGCGCTCAAGGCCCCGCCGCTGACGGCGGCCGAGCGGAGCGTCGCGGGACTGGATCAAGAGGCCGACCCCGTCGAAGCCCGCTAG
- a CDS encoding class I SAM-dependent methyltransferase, whose amino-acid sequence MTRTFDHLVAEAESVSVDGWDFSWLDGRATEQRPSWGYQRLLARHLARVGSALDIQTGGGEVLAGAGPLPPLTVATESWPPNIDKATRLLHPLGTVVVADSDEPPLPFGDEAFEFVSSRHPVTVWWEEIARVLKPGGTYFSQQVGPASVFELVEYFLGPQPEEVRRGRHPDDAVAAATKAGLEVVDLRSERLRTEFHDIGAVIYFLRKVIWMVPGFTVGQHRDRLRELHEQIAHEGPFVAHTARFLIEARKTG is encoded by the coding sequence ATGACGCGCACTTTCGACCATCTGGTCGCGGAAGCGGAATCCGTCTCCGTGGACGGCTGGGACTTCTCCTGGCTCGACGGACGCGCCACCGAGCAGCGCCCCTCCTGGGGCTACCAGCGCCTGCTGGCCCGGCACCTGGCGCGGGTCGGCTCCGCCCTGGACATCCAGACCGGAGGCGGGGAGGTGCTCGCCGGAGCCGGGCCCCTGCCCCCGCTGACGGTGGCCACCGAATCGTGGCCACCGAACATCGACAAGGCGACAAGGCTGCTGCATCCGCTGGGCACCGTGGTGGTCGCGGACTCCGACGAGCCGCCGCTGCCGTTCGGCGACGAGGCCTTCGAGTTCGTCTCCAGCCGCCATCCGGTGACGGTCTGGTGGGAGGAGATCGCGCGGGTACTGAAACCCGGCGGCACGTACTTCTCCCAGCAGGTCGGGCCGGCGAGCGTCTTCGAGCTCGTGGAGTACTTCCTGGGCCCGCAGCCGGAGGAGGTCCGGCGGGGCCGGCACCCCGACGACGCGGTCGCCGCGGCCACGAAGGCGGGACTGGAGGTGGTCGATCTGCGCTCCGAGCGGCTGCGGACGGAGTTCCACGACATCGGAGCCGTGATCTACTTTCTGAGGAAGGTGATCTGGATGGTGCCGGGCTTCACGGTCGGGCAGCATCGGGACCGGTTGCGCGAGCTGCACGAACAGATCGCGCACGAGGGCCCGTTCGTCGCACACACTGCACGTTTTCTCATCGAAGCCCGCAAAACGGGCTGA
- a CDS encoding MAB_1171c family putative transporter — translation MSDGLILYVPGFVIVLALVIKAPTLRDGWDQPLIRAVCTLLVVGSLAMFLSGPPTIAAVNRLTGVVNFSAPLVYSVLTAFSASCIVLVLHWGGGPTPGVLRATRITVVAYGAVVVTIVFLFVMGDAPVERLRDLDTYYANTPWIREMIALYLTAHAVGSTALSLLCWKWLRRVDPALRALRTGLALLMFGMVMDVGYLVAKWAAVGARWSGRDWDGLSTYLAPPLASAAALLVGIGFIVPLVGESAAWQDYSQYRRLRPLWKALNGFASSSVRTVPLTWWSPVGIRLIHRESVIDDGLLALASWFDPAVRREAYEAALARGRCERGAALVADAAVLAVACRRRTAAGRVEPGPGRGPAEPCRLGSRPLTELAREFHTSPIVAEARRRAAARL, via the coding sequence ATGTCGGACGGGCTCATCCTCTACGTGCCGGGGTTCGTGATCGTCCTGGCACTGGTCATCAAGGCTCCGACGCTGCGCGACGGCTGGGACCAGCCGTTGATACGTGCCGTGTGCACGCTGCTCGTCGTCGGTTCCCTCGCCATGTTCCTGTCCGGTCCGCCGACGATCGCCGCGGTCAACCGCCTCACCGGAGTCGTCAACTTCTCGGCTCCCCTGGTCTACAGCGTGCTCACCGCGTTCTCCGCGTCCTGCATCGTGCTGGTCCTGCACTGGGGCGGCGGCCCGACCCCGGGCGTCCTGCGGGCCACCCGGATCACGGTGGTGGCGTACGGCGCCGTCGTGGTGACGATCGTCTTCCTGTTCGTCATGGGGGACGCGCCGGTGGAGCGGCTGCGGGACCTGGACACGTACTACGCCAACACCCCGTGGATCCGCGAGATGATCGCGCTCTACCTGACCGCCCACGCCGTGGGCAGCACGGCGCTGTCCCTGCTGTGCTGGAAGTGGCTGCGGCGCGTGGACCCGGCGCTACGGGCCCTGCGCACCGGGCTGGCGCTGCTGATGTTCGGCATGGTGATGGACGTGGGCTACCTCGTCGCGAAGTGGGCGGCGGTCGGAGCCCGCTGGTCGGGCCGCGACTGGGACGGGCTGTCCACCTACCTCGCGCCGCCGCTCGCCTCCGCGGCGGCCCTGCTGGTGGGGATCGGGTTCATCGTGCCCCTGGTCGGCGAATCGGCGGCCTGGCAGGACTACAGCCAGTACCGCCGGCTGCGGCCGCTGTGGAAGGCCCTGAACGGCTTCGCCTCGTCCAGTGTGAGGACGGTCCCGCTGACCTGGTGGTCCCCGGTGGGGATCCGGCTGATCCACCGCGAATCGGTGATCGACGACGGGCTGCTGGCGCTCGCCTCCTGGTTCGACCCCGCCGTCCGGCGCGAGGCCTACGAGGCCGCGCTCGCCCGGGGCCGGTGCGAGCGGGGCGCCGCCCTGGTGGCCGACGCGGCCGTGCTCGCGGTCGCGTGCCGGCGCCGGACCGCCGCCGGCCGGGTGGAACCGGGCCCGGGCCGCGGTCCCGCCGAGCCCTGCCGCCTCGGGTCCCGGCCGCTGACGGAGCTGGCCCGGGAGTTCCACACCTCGCCCATCGTGGCGGAGGCCCGCCGCCGGGCCGCGGCCCGCCTCTGA
- a CDS encoding SRPBCC family protein: MSAISNTIDIDRSPEDVYAYITDPTHLPEWQDSAVSAVPMGDLPVHVGSKVLVTRQIGRRAIPTTMEVLEMDPPRSWHFHGVEGPVRPDVRGRIESLDGGTRSRVTIALDFEGHGLGRALVPLAVKPMVRKEMPRSEEKLKHLLEHSAA; this comes from the coding sequence ATGTCCGCGATCAGCAACACCATCGACATAGACCGCAGTCCCGAGGACGTGTACGCGTACATCACGGACCCCACGCACCTGCCGGAGTGGCAGGACAGCGCCGTCTCGGCGGTGCCGATGGGAGACCTTCCCGTCCACGTGGGGTCGAAGGTCCTGGTCACCCGCCAGATCGGCAGGCGCGCGATCCCCACGACCATGGAGGTCCTGGAGATGGACCCGCCGAGGAGCTGGCACTTCCACGGGGTCGAGGGGCCGGTCCGGCCGGACGTACGGGGCCGCATCGAATCCCTCGATGGAGGCACCCGCTCGCGCGTGACCATCGCCCTCGACTTCGAGGGCCACGGCCTGGGCAGGGCGCTCGTCCCGCTCGCGGTCAAGCCCATGGTCCGCAAGGAGATGCCCCGCAGCGAGGAGAAGCTCAAGCACCTGCTGGAACACTCCGCGGCCTGA
- a CDS encoding bifunctional 5,10-methylenetetrahydrofolate dehydrogenase/5,10-methenyltetrahydrofolate cyclohydrolase, with protein sequence MTTQTTAPTVSATPDVPGAQTARLMDGTALARRISERTAEYAAKITERTGTAPCLATVLVGEDPASVTYVRMKQNRCAKAGITSRHVELPAVTTTEELVATLTALSEDPEISGILLQHPVPHHIDERAAFEAIAPGKDVDGVTMHSFAAMGFGLPGFVSCTPGGIMRLLEAYDVDLTGKHAVVVGRSAILGKPAGMLLLEQNATVTYCHSRTVDLPSIVRQADVLVAAVGKAEFIRGEDIKPGAVVLDAGYNEGNVGDVHFESAAARASLITPVPGGVGPMTIAVLLEQTVQAAAAQAGLALADL encoded by the coding sequence ATGACCACTCAGACGACCGCCCCGACCGTTTCCGCCACCCCGGACGTTCCCGGCGCCCAGACCGCCCGGCTGATGGACGGCACCGCCCTCGCCCGCCGCATCTCGGAGCGGACCGCCGAGTACGCCGCGAAGATCACCGAGCGCACCGGTACCGCGCCCTGCCTGGCCACCGTGCTCGTCGGCGAGGACCCCGCGTCCGTCACCTACGTCCGGATGAAGCAGAACCGCTGTGCCAAGGCCGGCATCACCTCCCGCCACGTGGAGCTGCCCGCCGTGACGACCACCGAGGAGCTCGTCGCCACCCTGACCGCGCTCTCCGAGGACCCGGAGATCAGCGGCATCCTGCTCCAGCACCCCGTCCCGCACCACATCGACGAGCGCGCCGCCTTCGAGGCCATCGCCCCGGGCAAGGACGTCGACGGGGTCACCATGCACTCCTTCGCCGCCATGGGCTTCGGACTGCCGGGCTTCGTCTCCTGCACCCCCGGCGGCATCATGCGGCTGCTGGAGGCCTACGACGTGGACCTGACCGGCAAGCACGCCGTGGTCGTGGGCCGCAGCGCGATCCTGGGCAAGCCCGCCGGGATGCTGCTCCTGGAGCAGAACGCCACCGTCACCTACTGCCACTCCCGCACCGTGGACCTGCCGTCCATCGTCCGCCAGGCGGACGTGCTGGTCGCCGCCGTCGGCAAGGCCGAGTTCATCCGCGGCGAGGACATCAAGCCGGGCGCCGTGGTCCTGGACGCCGGCTACAACGAGGGCAACGTCGGCGACGTCCACTTCGAGTCGGCCGCCGCCCGCGCCTCCCTGATCACCCCGGTCCCGGGCGGCGTCGGCCCGATGACCATCGCGGTGCTGCTGGAGCAGACCGTCCAGGCCGCCGCCGCGCAGGCCGGTCTGGCCCTCGCGGACCTCTGA
- a CDS encoding ATP-binding protein translates to MQAAVTVTPAQLPELLLGLATVRPVFLWGAPGIGKSSLVRTFADSLGLECVSLLGTQLAPEDLIGVPQIRDGRSVFCPPEAIAREEPYCLFLDELNAAGPDVQKAFYSLILDRRIGSYELPAGSIVIGAGNRATDNALARPIASALVNRLTHVHLNASAGDWLVWAGEHGIHPWVTDYLTDRPDHLWSQPPKTEEPFSTPRSWHMLSDALHSFGQGLDETTLKVIAHGTLTPAHAVSFCGYAKIVRHSFGIEAIMKGDANWPTRLADRDLLYYLAEAFRGRLVKELPARREHVSPAVRQTAYRAKSLLVQLAEISVEVAQTVIADDADGLPVLPAWFLVEAARDMPRLVEARR, encoded by the coding sequence GTGCAGGCTGCCGTCACCGTCACCCCCGCCCAGCTCCCCGAACTGCTCCTCGGCCTCGCCACCGTGCGGCCCGTGTTCCTCTGGGGGGCGCCCGGCATCGGCAAGTCCTCGCTCGTGCGCACGTTCGCCGACTCGCTGGGACTGGAGTGCGTGAGCCTGCTCGGGACCCAGCTGGCGCCGGAGGACCTGATCGGCGTACCGCAGATCCGTGACGGGCGTTCGGTGTTCTGCCCGCCCGAGGCCATCGCCCGCGAGGAGCCGTACTGCCTGTTCCTCGACGAGCTCAACGCCGCGGGCCCCGACGTGCAGAAGGCCTTCTACTCCCTGATCCTCGACCGGCGGATCGGTTCCTACGAGCTGCCCGCCGGCTCCATCGTCATCGGCGCGGGCAACCGGGCCACCGACAACGCCCTGGCCCGCCCCATCGCCTCCGCGCTCGTCAACCGGCTCACCCACGTCCATCTGAACGCCTCCGCCGGTGACTGGCTGGTCTGGGCCGGCGAGCACGGCATCCACCCGTGGGTCACGGACTACCTCACCGACCGGCCCGACCACCTGTGGTCGCAGCCGCCCAAGACGGAGGAGCCGTTCTCCACGCCGCGGTCCTGGCACATGCTCTCCGACGCCCTGCACTCCTTCGGCCAGGGCCTGGACGAAACGACCCTCAAGGTCATCGCGCACGGCACCCTCACCCCGGCGCACGCCGTCTCCTTCTGCGGCTACGCGAAGATCGTCCGCCACTCCTTCGGCATAGAGGCGATCATGAAGGGCGACGCGAACTGGCCCACCCGCCTCGCCGACCGCGACCTGCTCTACTACCTGGCCGAGGCCTTCCGCGGCCGGCTGGTCAAGGAGCTGCCCGCACGGCGCGAACACGTCTCGCCCGCCGTCCGGCAGACCGCGTACCGGGCCAAGTCCCTCCTCGTCCAGCTCGCCGAGATCTCCGTCGAGGTGGCCCAGACCGTCATCGCGGACGACGCCGACGGCCTGCCCGTGCTGCCCGCCTGGTTCCTCGTCGAGGCGGCCCGCGACATGCCGCGCCTGGTCGAGGCCCGCCGGTGA
- a CDS encoding vWA domain-containing protein: MTRATGTTRKKAGNAKPDPAEQAFAEGLALVKRNPALAAVSATICRQAKCAATPAGGLAAVDSNGTVHVHPTRRATPREWAWTLSHALLHLGFGHVPAAQEEHRPQPDRFDLAARCAVVNRFLAGFAPGWTPESLPAEHPGGDEELLAARWRRDGVPAAHEHCGTAGDHPDQVLVTWRAWNTTVPDWETAFAHALTRSVSAAMDTAGGRRDRVTGEHVRLRPWDRALNWFVSSYPLLGGLAAGLKIVADAELARAQGIDIAAVSASAGEIYVNPLRAFTDGEWRFILAHEMLHAALRHGERRGARDPYLHNVAADYVVNGWLVEMAVGEMPEGLLHDPELADLSVEEVYDRITTDLRRMRRLATLRGKGRGDILGEPLPHPASCPYTDLDEFYRRGLVQGFDLHAYGERGLLPAGLIQEIRALAHPPVPWDAALARWFDEYVPRPVAVRSYARPARRQASTPDIPRAGRYFPPEEVARCTFGVVLDTSGSMNAALLGKALGAIASYAEARDVPAARVVFCDAAPYDAGYLPPTEIAGRVRVRGRGGTVLQPGIDLLHRAEDFPPGAPVLVITDGECDTLRIRREHAYLIPQGASLPFTPRGPVFRLA; this comes from the coding sequence GTGACCCGTGCCACCGGCACCACCCGCAAGAAGGCCGGCAACGCCAAGCCGGACCCCGCCGAGCAGGCCTTCGCCGAGGGCCTCGCCCTGGTCAAGCGGAACCCGGCCCTCGCCGCGGTCTCCGCCACCATCTGCCGGCAGGCCAAGTGCGCGGCCACCCCCGCCGGGGGACTCGCGGCCGTGGACTCCAACGGCACCGTCCACGTCCACCCCACCCGGCGCGCCACGCCCCGGGAATGGGCCTGGACCCTCTCCCACGCCCTGCTCCACCTCGGCTTCGGACACGTCCCCGCCGCCCAGGAGGAGCACCGCCCCCAGCCCGACCGCTTCGACCTGGCCGCCCGCTGCGCCGTCGTCAACCGCTTCCTGGCGGGCTTCGCACCCGGCTGGACCCCGGAAAGCCTGCCCGCCGAGCACCCCGGCGGCGACGAGGAGCTGCTCGCCGCCCGCTGGCGCCGCGACGGCGTCCCCGCCGCCCACGAGCACTGCGGCACCGCCGGAGACCACCCCGACCAGGTCCTGGTGACCTGGCGGGCGTGGAACACCACGGTCCCCGACTGGGAGACCGCCTTCGCGCACGCCCTGACCCGCAGCGTCTCGGCCGCCATGGACACGGCCGGCGGCCGCCGCGACCGGGTGACCGGGGAGCATGTCCGCCTCCGCCCCTGGGACCGGGCCCTGAACTGGTTCGTCTCCTCGTACCCGCTGCTCGGGGGGCTCGCCGCCGGGCTGAAGATCGTCGCCGACGCCGAGCTGGCCCGCGCCCAGGGCATCGACATCGCCGCCGTCAGCGCGAGCGCCGGGGAGATCTACGTCAACCCGCTGCGCGCCTTCACCGACGGGGAATGGCGGTTCATTCTGGCCCACGAGATGCTGCACGCCGCCCTGCGCCACGGGGAACGCCGCGGCGCCCGCGATCCGTACCTGCACAACGTGGCCGCCGATTACGTGGTCAACGGCTGGCTCGTGGAGATGGCGGTCGGCGAAATGCCCGAAGGGCTGCTCCACGACCCGGAGCTGGCTGACCTCTCCGTCGAGGAGGTCTACGACCGGATCACCACCGACCTGCGCCGCATGCGCCGCCTCGCCACCCTGCGCGGCAAGGGCCGCGGGGACATCCTGGGCGAGCCGCTGCCGCACCCGGCCAGCTGCCCGTACACGGACCTGGACGAGTTCTACCGGCGCGGTTTGGTCCAGGGCTTCGACCTGCACGCGTACGGGGAACGCGGACTGCTGCCCGCCGGGCTGATCCAGGAGATCCGGGCGCTGGCCCACCCGCCGGTGCCGTGGGACGCGGCGCTCGCCCGCTGGTTCGACGAGTACGTGCCGCGGCCCGTGGCCGTACGGTCCTACGCGCGCCCGGCCCGCCGGCAGGCCTCCACCCCGGACATCCCGCGCGCGGGCCGGTACTTCCCGCCCGAGGAGGTGGCCCGCTGCACCTTCGGCGTGGTCCTCGACACCTCGGGGTCGATGAACGCCGCCCTGCTGGGCAAGGCGCTGGGCGCCATCGCCTCGTACGCGGAAGCCCGCGACGTACCGGCCGCCCGCGTCGTGTTCTGCGACGCGGCGCCGTACGACGCGGGCTATCTGCCACCCACCGAGATCGCCGGACGGGTCCGGGTGCGCGGCCGGGGCGGCACGGTCCTGCAACCGGGGATCGACCTGCTGCACCGGGCGGAGGACTTCCCGCCCGGCGCCCCGGTCCTCGTGATCACGGACGGCGAGTGCGACACCCTGCGGATCCGGCGCGAGCACGCCTACCTGATCCCGCAGGGCGCCTCCCTGCCGTTCACGCCCCGCGGGCCGGTCTTCCGACTGGCCTGA
- a CDS encoding RNA polymerase sigma factor — translation MSLSPSRTFPTEIAESEALVALVERGREQGHINGDDVRQAFEAGRIPVDQWKRVLRSLNQVLDEEGVALHVSAAPATKAPAKKARKAAAAPARVAKKATAPPRLIGARKTAAPATAAAISDPSASGTEEEVAAEAAAAPKKRAVKKTAVKKTAVKKTAATKKTAKDGDEGDAPVAEGEDWAAEDLDEGDEKETPKTGGSAGFVLSDDDEDDAPAQTVMVAGATADPVKDYLKLIGKVPLLNAEQEVELAKRIEAGLFSEYKLEEEEDHKPAFKRELEILVEDGRRAKNHLLEANLRLVVSLAKRYTGRGMLFLDLIQEGNVGLIRAVEKFDYTKGFKFSTYATWWIRQAITRAMADQSRTIRIPVHMVEIINKLARVQRQMLQDLGREPTPEELGKELDMTPEKVIEVQKYGREPISLHTPLGEEGDSEFGDLIEDSEAVVPADAVSFTFLQEQLQSILGTLSEREAGVVSMRYGLNDGQPKTLDEIGRVYGVTRERIRQIESKTMSKLRHPSRSQVLRDYLD, via the coding sequence GTGTCGCTCAGCCCGTCCCGTACGTTCCCCACGGAAATCGCCGAATCAGAGGCCCTGGTCGCGCTTGTCGAGCGCGGCCGCGAGCAGGGTCACATCAACGGTGATGACGTGCGCCAGGCCTTCGAGGCCGGCCGCATCCCGGTGGACCAGTGGAAGCGGGTCCTGCGCAGCCTGAACCAGGTCCTGGACGAGGAGGGCGTCGCGCTGCACGTCAGCGCCGCCCCCGCCACGAAGGCTCCCGCCAAGAAGGCGCGCAAGGCGGCCGCCGCCCCGGCGCGCGTCGCCAAGAAGGCCACCGCCCCGCCGCGCCTCATCGGTGCGCGCAAGACGGCGGCCCCCGCCACCGCCGCGGCGATATCCGACCCGTCGGCCTCCGGGACCGAGGAGGAGGTGGCGGCAGAGGCCGCCGCCGCGCCGAAGAAGCGTGCGGTCAAGAAGACCGCCGTGAAGAAGACCGCCGTGAAGAAGACGGCCGCCACGAAGAAGACCGCCAAGGACGGCGACGAGGGCGACGCCCCCGTGGCCGAGGGCGAGGACTGGGCGGCCGAGGACCTGGACGAGGGCGACGAGAAGGAGACGCCCAAGACGGGCGGCAGCGCCGGCTTCGTCCTGTCCGACGACGACGAGGACGACGCCCCGGCCCAGACCGTCATGGTCGCCGGTGCCACCGCCGACCCCGTCAAGGACTACCTCAAGCTGATCGGCAAGGTGCCGCTGCTCAACGCCGAGCAGGAGGTGGAGCTCGCCAAGCGCATCGAGGCCGGTCTCTTCTCCGAGTACAAGCTCGAAGAGGAGGAGGACCACAAGCCCGCGTTCAAGCGCGAGCTGGAGATCCTCGTCGAGGACGGCCGCCGGGCCAAGAACCACCTGCTGGAGGCCAACCTCCGTCTCGTGGTCTCCCTCGCCAAGCGCTACACCGGCCGCGGCATGCTCTTCCTGGACCTGATCCAGGAGGGCAACGTCGGTCTGATCCGCGCCGTGGAGAAGTTCGACTACACCAAGGGCTTCAAGTTCTCCACGTACGCCACCTGGTGGATCCGCCAGGCGATCACGCGTGCGATGGCCGACCAGTCCCGCACCATCCGCATCCCCGTCCACATGGTCGAGATCATCAACAAGCTGGCCCGTGTCCAGCGCCAGATGCTCCAGGACCTCGGCCGGGAGCCCACTCCGGAGGAGCTGGGCAAGGAACTCGACATGACCCCCGAGAAGGTCATCGAGGTCCAGAAGTACGGCCGCGAGCCGATCTCCCTGCACACCCCCCTGGGTGAGGAGGGCGACAGCGAGTTCGGTGACCTCATCGAGGACTCCGAGGCGGTCGTGCCGGCCGACGCGGTCTCCTTCACCTTCCTCCAGGAACAGCTCCAGTCCATCCTGGGCACGCTCTCGGAGCGCGAGGCGGGCGTGGTCTCGATGCGCTACGGCCTCAACGACGGCCAGCCGAAGACCCTCGACGAGATCGGCCGCGTGTACGGGGTCACCCGTGAGCGCATCCGCCAGATCGAGTCGAAGACCATGTCGAAGCTCCGTCACCCGTCGCGCTCGCAGGTGCTGCGCGACTACCTCGACTAA